One window of Nitratidesulfovibrio sp. genomic DNA carries:
- a CDS encoding ferredoxin-thioredoxin reductase catalytic domain-containing protein produces MSGPATPQALHDMLRKIQEPKGYFFNKDMDMTMPLLESLLVNKQRYGYMACPCRLALGEFEKDRDIVCPCVYREDDVKEFGACFCGLYVSQAWNEDEIPHDIVPERRPPEKLFG; encoded by the coding sequence ATGAGCGGCCCCGCAACCCCGCAGGCGCTGCATGACATGCTGCGCAAGATTCAGGAGCCCAAGGGCTATTTCTTCAACAAGGACATGGACATGACCATGCCCCTGCTGGAAAGCCTGCTGGTGAACAAGCAGCGCTACGGGTACATGGCCTGCCCCTGTCGCCTGGCCCTTGGCGAGTTCGAAAAGGACCGCGACATCGTCTGTCCCTGCGTGTACCGCGAGGACGACGTGAAGGAATTCGGGGCCTGCTTCTGCGGACTGTACGTGTCGCAGGCCTGGAACGAGGACGAGATTCCCCACGACATCGTGCCGGAGCGCAGGCCGCCGGAGAAACTGTTCGGGTAG
- a CDS encoding glutaredoxin family protein — MSDDSNEVKLFALSTCVHCKNTKQYLEEHGVDYKCVFVDQLEGDERKAVLEEIRTHNPKLSFPTLVCGNGRVIVGFHKEDIKEALQL; from the coding sequence ATGTCCGACGATTCCAACGAAGTGAAATTGTTTGCCCTGTCCACCTGCGTTCACTGCAAGAACACCAAGCAGTACCTCGAAGAACACGGCGTGGACTACAAGTGCGTGTTCGTGGACCAGCTTGAGGGCGACGAGCGCAAGGCGGTGCTGGAAGAAATTCGCACCCACAATCCCAAGCTGTCCTTTCCCACGCTGGTCTGCGGCAATGGCCGCGTCATCGTGGGCTTCCACAAGGAAGACATCAAGGAGGCCCTGCAACTATGA
- a CDS encoding carbohydrate kinase family protein: MSIYVSGSIAYDRIMNFPGKFADHILPEKIHILNVCFLIDRLEEKRGGTAGNIAYSLALLGEKPHILCCVGKDFDRYAEELDKLGLPQDGIRKLDDQFTAGAYITTDQSDNQITGFNPAAMRFACEYPFPALDAKADIAIVSPGNVDDMVGLPRMFRERGVRYIFDPGQQIPALSGDQLYEAICGAHMLVTNDYELEMIMKATGRTKAELLERTGWIITTMSEHGSRIDNGSPVLVPAVKADQVLDPTGAGDAYRAGLIKGLVDGKDVTEAARMGATCASFCVEHYGTQEHAFTPEQFAARHKAAFGV; encoded by the coding sequence AAAGATACACATCCTGAACGTGTGCTTCCTCATCGACCGGCTGGAGGAAAAGCGCGGCGGCACGGCGGGCAACATTGCCTACAGCCTGGCCCTGCTGGGCGAAAAGCCGCACATCCTGTGCTGCGTGGGCAAGGACTTTGACCGCTACGCAGAGGAACTGGACAAGCTGGGCCTGCCGCAGGATGGCATCCGCAAGCTGGACGACCAGTTCACCGCCGGGGCCTACATCACCACCGACCAGAGCGACAACCAGATCACCGGCTTCAACCCGGCGGCCATGCGCTTTGCGTGCGAATATCCTTTCCCCGCGCTGGACGCCAAGGCCGACATCGCCATCGTCTCGCCCGGCAACGTGGACGACATGGTGGGGCTGCCGCGCATGTTCCGCGAGCGCGGCGTGCGCTACATCTTCGACCCCGGCCAGCAGATTCCCGCCCTGTCCGGCGACCAGTTGTACGAGGCCATCTGCGGCGCGCACATGCTGGTCACCAACGACTACGAACTGGAAATGATCATGAAGGCCACGGGCCGCACCAAGGCGGAACTGCTGGAGCGCACCGGGTGGATCATCACCACCATGTCCGAGCACGGCTCGCGCATCGACAACGGCAGCCCGGTGCTGGTGCCCGCCGTCAAGGCCGACCAGGTGCTGGACCCCACCGGCGCGGGCGATGCCTACCGCGCGGGGCTCATCAAGGGGCTGGTGGACGGCAAGGACGTGACAGAGGCTGCCCGCATGGGCGCCACCTGCGCCAGCTTCTGCGTGGAGCACTACGGCACCCAGGAACATGCCTTCACGCCGGAGCAGTTCGCGGCGCGGCACAAGGCGGCGTTTGGCGTATAG